Proteins from one Gibbsiella quercinecans genomic window:
- a CDS encoding GNAT family acetyltransferase, translated as MEIRVFRQDDFEEVLTLWERCDLLRPWNDPEMDIERKLNHDPELFLVAEVGGEVVGSVMGGYDGHRGSAYYLGVHPDYRGRGIANALINRLEKKLIARGCPKIQLMVREDNDTVIDMYEKLGYEIQGITSLGKRLIEDQEY; from the coding sequence ATGGAAATTCGCGTATTTCGGCAAGACGATTTTGAAGAAGTTCTGACCTTGTGGGAGCGCTGCGATCTGCTGCGCCCGTGGAACGATCCGGAAATGGACATTGAGCGCAAGCTGAATCACGATCCGGAACTGTTTCTGGTGGCGGAAGTGGGCGGTGAAGTGGTCGGTTCGGTCATGGGCGGCTATGACGGCCACCGCGGTTCGGCGTATTACCTCGGGGTGCATCCGGATTACCGCGGCCGCGGCATCGCCAACGCGCTGATCAACCGGCTGGAGAAAAAGCTGATCGCGCGCGGTTGCCCCAAAATCCAATTGATGGTGCGGGAAGATAACGACACCGTGATCGATATGTATGAAAAGCTGGGCTATGAGATCCAGGGGATAACCAGCCTGGGCAAACGGCTGATTGAAGATCAGGAATATTGA